The DNA region TCGCCGGTGATCAGGTCCTTGGAGAAGTCAGTCGGCAGAAAAGCACGGACGTTGCGTTTGAGCTCCAGGAGCGCGTCGACCGCGCCCGCCAGGGACTTCTCGTCGTCCGCGTTGGCGGACTGCCCGGTGCGCAGGAGCGCCATGGAGACCACGTCCTCGGCGTACTTCAGCACGGTGACTTTGCGGGGGTGCGCCGCCGCCAACTGCCACAAGTCGGCCCAGGATTCGGGGCGCTCGTCGATGAGGTCCTTGCGATAACCGAAGCCGACCTTGCCGATGTCGACCGGTACGCCGTAGGGGAACGAGCGCCGGTAGAACTCGGGAATGCCGGAGAGCAGGGGCACCTGGGACGCGTCGAACTTCGCAGCCAAGCCCGCGGCCTGGATCTGTCCCGCGGCGGCACCTCCGGCAAGGGTCAGGTCGTACGACTTGAGATTCTGCCGGATCTGGGTGATGGCCTGTGCGGCGCCGGAGGTCAGCCCCGAGACCTGTTTGACATCCGCGCCGGGGAACGCGGCTCGGAAGCTGGCGATCTCGTCCTTTCCGATCCAGTCCGGATAGTTCATCATCGTGATCGTTCCGCCGACCTTCGCGCCTGCGGGTGACTCGTCGGACTTGCCGCAAGCGGGCAGCGCGCCAGCGGCGGCGAGAAGCAGCGCGACATCCAGGCTGCGGCGCAGGAACTTCCGGCGTGTGGTCGTGGGACCAAGTGTGTTCATGACGGCACCCACCATCTCCGCGCGATCTTCGCGCTGCATCACTTCGGCCCCGCGTAGGCCCGCCGATTCGCCGAAGCGACCGAATACGTTGGCGACTGCGGTGCCTGACCTGTCCGGTAAGCGGGTTGTGATCCTCCTCCACCTCGTGTTCGGCGGTGCCGCGTTTTGCGTCTTGGAGCCGAACAGGAATGGGGGATTGCCTTTTCGGCCCCACGCTGCGGTTGAGTCCGCCAGGCGGTTATTCACCTGCGGGGATAGGCGGTAACTTTGAAGGCTGGTCGCCAGGCAACATGTGTCCCGAGGATACCCACGGTTATAGCGGGTCAGTCGATGTCGAGTCTGTGAACGGCAAGTAACGGTTCGCGGCTCGATCTCGGAAGGCGTCGTGCTTGCCGGTACTGTACGGCTTGGTCTGGTCTGACCGAAATTTCGCGTGGAGTCTCCTCTTGTTTATTCTTGGCATCTGCGAAATTTCGCAGCGGGTGAGGAGTCGTCATGCCGACAGCCATCAAGCGTGTTATGAAACTGCATCCATTCGGGGTTGTCGTGCTTGCGGAAGGAAATGATCACGAACTGGCGGAGGTGTCCGGAATATTCTTGCGTGGCTTGCTTGATCGCCATCCGTTCGTTCTGCTTCGAGGTTTCGAACCTATGGGTAAGGTCGAGATGGAGCAGTGTTGGCGGGATCTCGGTACGGCCTTTTCGTCGCCGAGGGAGTTCGTCGCGCGCGATTGGCCGATGAGCCACCTGTTCGGCCGTGAGCGTGTTCCCCTGCACTGTGACGAGATCCTGACAGGGCGCTCGCCGACCTTCTCGGTGATCCAGTGTTACGGGGCCCAGGAGCCGGGCGGCGGCGGTGAAACCTTTTTGTGCGACTCCAGCCGAGTGCTCGGCAGGGCGACGGCGGAGCAGCGGCGGCGATGGGGTGGGATCACCCTCGAGTATCGAGTTCCAGGGTGTGTCTCCGTGATTTCCCAACCTCTTGTGGCGCTCCATCGAAACGGCAGGACGCCTGTGCTGCGGTACGCTGAGCCGTTTGACCGCGGCGAGCTTGGAGCCCTGTGGTATTCCGGCGTCGGAATGTCCAAGCGGGCTTCCGATGCTCTCGCCTCGGAGTTGAAGGCCGCACTTTTCGCCGCCCCGGTTACCATCTCGCTCACCTGGCGGCTGAATGACATTTTGATTACTGACGATCACCGGACGTTGCACGGCCGTTCCGCACTCGAGGGACCTGAGCCTTACCCGTTCCACTTGCGGCGGACTCAAGTGTTCTATTGAGAGGCAAGGCAAACGTGGCGTGATCGAACCCTGTCGCGCAGGCCGTCTTCACCGACTTGGCGATGAGCTGACCACTCTGGACAGCAGGGTTGTGGACCGACATGCGAGTTCAACCCGATGTGGAGTGTCCACAAAAGACGCATCGCGTCGATTGCGTGCCCGATTGGTGTCACAATGTCCGGTCTCGACCCGCGCTTGACCAGGGATGAAGGCTCCCTTCACGGCATTAGACGCGGCGAAGGGAGCCTTCATCCCACCGCCGACCCACCCGAGAACACGCCACGTTTGACTTACCCCTCAATAGCCTGACTCGGTCAGCCGAACGTCTCCTTGAGCTCTTTCCTGCCGAGGGTGAGGAGCTCGCTGAAGCTGTCGCAGGGTTCGGAGAGGGTGCCGTACTTGACGGCGAGGAGGTAGGCCCGGTACTCGCCGTTGTCCAGGACATCGCTGGTGTCCAGCAGAAAGAGATCTTCACCTTCGGCAACGATCAGGCCGTACTTGAAAACGTCGTCGCTTTCGTCGTCCTCGTCGACCCACCCGTCGTGCACGTCGGTGAACCATTCGATGCCGGCGCAGGAGTGCAGGGACTCGATCCACCCCGCGACGCGACCCCAGCCATTGCTGGTAAGCAGAAAGGCCCGCAGACTTGGCGGCAGGGGAACCCCGAGGCGCTCCTCGGTCTCTTCGATCAACTGCACGTCGGCAGGCTCGTACCCTGCGCGTCCGTCGTTCCGCAGCTGCGCCAGATTACTGTCGTCCGCGAAGCTGAGAATCCAGTCGCGGTACTCGGCCAGATAGGCTCGCCAGTCGTCCGGTGTCCCGGGACACGGAGCGGGTGGCACGCTGTTGTGCTCATCGTCCGTCATCGAACCTCTGCCTTGCTCCTGGGGGAGTGCTCAGACGGGAGGCTCTGAGCGGGGGCTATGGCAATCCAAGGGCAGCGTGAGACGGCCGCCTTGCCACCTCACGGTCACGAAGGCGGCCGTCGTGACTCAACGCCTCGCCGGCCTGGTGAAAGAAGATCAAATCACTCCGGCGCGCATGGCGTACGCCACAGCCTGTGGCCGGTTGCGAAGCTGGAAGCGATTCGTGACGGCGTAGAGAATGTTCTTCACGGTTCGTTCCGAGTACTTCAGCTCCGTGGCGATCTCGGCGGTGTCCAGCCCGTCCGCCATCAACCGGAGCACGGCGATCTCACGTACTTCCAGGCCGCCTCGGTTCAGCCCACCGGCGATGAGTTCCTGGCGTACGAGTTCCGTCTGTTTGAACAACTGGCCGAGAAGGTCCGGCGGGATGTGGGCGCCGCCGTCAGCCGTTGACCGGATGCACTGCATCAGACGATCGTCCGCGGAGGCGGCCCGCGGCAGAATCGCCGTCACCTGGCATTCCACGGCGACGATCAGGTCCACATCCTTGACCTCCTCGACGATCAGCAGGATCGGCTTGGCGAGTTCTGCGGCGGTCTGGCGCAGTAAACCGACACTGCTCGAGGAGAACCTGTCGAGAGCGATGATGACGACTTCGGCTTCGTGCTCGTCGCCCTCGAAGAGCAGGGTGCAGTCCTGCTGGGTCGCGAGGAACGTCTTGAGGCCGATGACCGTCAGGTGATCGGGCCCGCGGACGGCCAGCCGTACACGTCTCATGAGAACCTCCTCTAACTGCTCCTCCTTCGAGTATCGGCAGCGGCTCTTCATGGAGTCTTGATGTGCCTGTCCTGGGTTCGTCGCGGAAGGTGACGAATCGCCCCGTCAATGCCTACGGATGCGACAAGGGTGATCACCCCGCGTGATATTCCCCGTTGAGCATCGCGGTGGACAGTTCTATCCGGGATCGATATCCGGTCCGGGTGAAGAGCCGGCTCAGCCGTCCTTCGACGCTCTTCTCGGTGGTCCGGAACGCCATGGCGAGCTGTTTGTTGCTCAGACCGTCGGCCGCGAGCATCGCCAGCAGTCGTCCGTTCTCCGTGACGGCCTCCTGGCGGCCAGGGATCCTGACATTGTGTACGCGCATCAGGTTGCGCATCCATGCCCGGTACAGCAAGGCGTCAAGCCCGCCGAGGATGTCGTAGGCCTCGTTCAGGAGTTTCGGGTCGCAGACCGCGTGAGTGGTCAGCCGTTCGATCACCACGGCCAGTTCGAACGGCTGACCGCGATCGCGTACCTGATCAAGGCACTCGGCGGCCATGGTCCTGTTCTTCGTGACAGTCGCGCCTACGAGCTTCGCGTACGCCAGAGTGCGACTGGTCGGCATCTTTCCCGCCAGTTGCTCAAGCGCTGAAAGGCATCGTGTCGCCAGCGGCTCGTCGCCCGCACGCAGGGCGAGGTCCGCGAGTTCGGCCCAAGCGGTCTCGGTTCCGGCGAGCAGGCCGTCCGCGGCGGACGAATCGAGGGAGTCCCGGAGGCGTGACGCCGCGCTCGCGGTCTCGCCGAGCGCGCGGTCGAGCAGGGCGTCGGCGGTCACCAGGAGATGACCGAGCAGCGGGGCTTCGCTTCTCGCCGCCGCGAGCAGCTCCCGCGCTGTCGCCAGCTTCCCCTGGGCCACGAGCGCCGAGGCGACGAGCTGGTGCATACCGGCGGAATTCGGGTCGGGACCGCGGCTCACGGGGCGCACCGTCCCGAGCCGGCAAAGCTCGACAGCCTGGCCGAACTGCCCCCGCATCGCGGCGATCATCGCCCGATCACGGAGGCGGAGACTCTCCACCGCGAGCTCCTCGTCGGTGATGAGCTGTTCGGCGCGGCGCAGATCGCCGATCACCAGCAGGGCGGTCAGATGGGAATTCACCTGGTCGGTCCGGTGCCGTCTCTGCTGGCGCAGGGGCCATCGTGTCCGGTCGTCGAGGCTGTGGTCGAACTGCTCGATCTCGCCCGTCCACAGCCTGGCCAAAGTGGACAGCAGGCCGCCGACCATGACTGAGGTTTCACAGCCCGAGCGCCAGCGTCGCGAGTCTTGAGTGAGGATCGTGTCCGCCTCGGCCCAACGATCGAGCATGCCGCAGGCGAGCGCCCTGGTCACGATGTGGTGCGCGTTGTCCCCAGCCCAATTGCGTCGCTGTTCGATCACTTCCTGGAGTGCTTCGGTGTCGCCGAGCCCGCTCAGCGCACAGACCGCCATGATCTGGACTTCCTGGACGGCGTCCGGTGACAAGTGGTCCGCCAGGTCGTTCAGTAGCGTCTGCGCGCCGCGGAGGCTTCGTTCGTGGTCGCCGAGGAGGTGACACAGCGACGTATGGGTCAAGGACACCATCGCCCGTTGCGCCTGGTCCGCCGCGAGGTCCACGGCAGCGCCAAGCCACCGCGCCGCCTGCGCGGTCCGGTCTTCGCCGACTGACACCGCGTGATGCAGCAGGTCGCCCAAGGCCCGCTGGGGTTCGACAAGGTGTCGTGCGTCGGCGACGCGGTCGGCGAGATACCCCGGATCCGCGCTGGTCGCCTGCCCCGTCCAGATGGCGGTGACCGCGCTCGCCGCGATCTGACGACGTTCGAAGGGGCCAAGACACGCTCTGAGCGCTGACGCGACCGCGGGGATGGTGAACCGCCATGATCGGGCTGCTCTGCCATTGTGCAGGACGCCCGCCCCGCGAAGCTCCTTGAGCAGACCCAGTGCTTCGGGCTCGGTCTTGTCCAGTGCCACGGCGACCAGCCGAGGTACCGCCTCGCCGAGCGGAGCGAGAACCGCGACAGCCTTCGCGGCGCGCCAGACTTCGGGACCAAGATCCCGGATCTCCCGCACGTACCGGCTTTGCGGGGACGGGCAAGCCTGTTCGGCTTCTCCCACAAGGTACGCCCGCCGGTCGATCACCGTGATCGCCCCACCGCGCCGAAGTGTCTCGATCGCGTCGTTCAGCGCTCTAGGGATACCCCGGCTGATCCGGCGCAATTCCGAGACCATCTCGGGATCAGGGGTGCCCTGGGTGGCGGCGGTCGCCACCCGGGTGATCTCCGTGGTGGACAGAGGAGGTAGCCGTACGGAGTGGAGCAGTCCGTCACGCCGAAGCTGTCGGACTCTCGCGAGGTGTCCGGCTGCGTCCTCACCGGATATCGGGGTTCGGACGGTACAGATACACCTGACAGAGGTGCCGGCGAGTCTTCTGACCAGCGCTTCGAGGACGGCGGCCGAGTCGGGATCGATCCACTGGGCATCGTCTACCAGGAGGGCCGTGCTCCGGCCGTCGCGCAGAAACGGTGCCGCGGCCGCCGCCGCCGCGCCGCCCGCGACGTCCGGATTGTCGCGAGCTCCGACTACCGGGCCGATCCAAGTCCATGGCATCCCGATCCGGGCTGGTGGTGGCAGTTGAACCACTGGAGCAGAGGCACCGTCCGTGCGCGATTCAGGACTCAGGGTGATCTTCACGGGTAGGATGTCGTGACTCGGCGTGAGTCGCAGGGCCGAGACCTGCCAGTCGTGATTGGCCAGTTCTTCGCCCAGGCGGGCGAGGAAGGTCGTCCGGCCGATTCCGGACGGCCCGGTGATCAGGATCAGGGGCCTGTTCGTTGCCATGACGACGTCGAGAAGAGGTCGCATGTCGGCATGGTCCGCCTTGCCGAGAACGGAATTGTCCGTGGAATGGCATGAGGGTACATTCGGGACCAATTATGTGTCCTCGATGACGCGGTCCCGTATTCGACTGGCTATTGTTGCCTGACGTTGACCTTATGGTCGCCCTGGGGTCTGACCAGGGCTTTCGTGGAATTATAGCGAGCTCACTGCCCTTTTTTGCGCATGGCGTTGCACGAAACTACCTTGCTGTCACTCTGCTCTCGGTGGCGAAATAGAAGCCACACAGGTCGTCGTACGGTCGATCGGTGCCGGCGGGTTCCCGTCACTGCCGCATTGCTCAGTGGCTCCCTCGTACCCAGGCACGGTCGGCCGCTGATTCCGCCGGGGCATGGGCCGGCGGGGACTCGATGCTGGAAAGGGACCGGGATGGCGCGGCAGCGTACTGAATTCGTGGGCCGAGGGGAGGAACTCGACGCCCTGAGGTGTGACAGGGGAGTACCGGCCCTGAAGATGGTGCGTGGCGCCACCGGCAGCGGCAAGTCGGCCCTGCTGAAGCAGGCCTCCGCCGAGTTGACGGCGAGCGGGGTGCTGGTGCTGGAGGTCGCCTGCTCGATCGGGCACCCGGAATGGGACCAGTTCGGTGTCCAGGCGATCCTCGGTGCGGTCCGCGAGAAATTCGAGAGCTTCGACCCCGATCCCAGACTGGCCGACGCGATTTCCGCGGTCAGTCGTTTGTGTGTTCCGACGGCCTACATATCGGCTTGGTCAAGGTTCAGCCTTCTTCACGCTCTGCACGGGCTTTTCTCCAGACTGCGGGCGAACGGGCCCCTCGCTCTCATGATCGATGACGTTGACCGGCTGCCCCAGCCTCTGCCGACGTTGTCGGCGGTGCACCGCGCGGGTCATCTCATAGTCGCTTCCCGCACTGGTGAACCCCAAGGGGAGCCGACCGAGCTGGAGGAGGTGGCGGACCGGACGGTGGACCTCGGACCGCTACCTGCCGACGACCTCGACTCGGTTCTCCGCCTGATCGCGCGGGCTCCCGTCGACGAGACCCTACGAGCGGCGCTGAGGGGGATCTCGGCCCTCTGTACGGAAATCCGGGCACATTGGTGTCCACAATGGCCGACCTGCGGGCCAGGGGACGGCTGGTGCGCGTGCACGCACATCTCTGCCTGCGTGAATCGAACGAGCCCATCGCGCTTGCCGACGATCACCCCCAGCTCGCTGAAGTCGCCGCGCTCGGCGAGCTCGCCCGGGCTTTGGCCGCCCTCTCCTGCGGCGCCGACGGGTTCAGAGTCGATGAGCTGCCGTTGCTGGCCGCCGCCACCGGGCATTCGACGGCAGAGTGTGGGCAGGTGGCCGACCGGCTGGTGCGTGCCGGTGTCCTCGACAACGACCGAGCCGGGTTTCTGAGGTGCCGTTCTCGTGCGCTGGGCAATGCGGTGACCCGGCAGCTGGGCAAGGATGAGATCCAGCGCTTCCACCGGTCCATCGCCGAGCAGCTGCTGGACGCCGGCGACCTGAGCACGCGTTTCACCGCCGCACTGGCAAGCCACGTCGCCGAGGCCGGTTCGTCGATGGCTCCCCGGCCTGAACTCGCCGAACTGCTGAGCGACACGGTATGCACGGCGCTGGATCCGTCTCAGCGCGCCGTATATCTGTACGCGGCGTGGTGGCACTCTGAAGCGGGCGTCGCCCGGACGAGCCTGTGTTCGCAACTGGTTCGCTTGCTCGTCCGGTGCGCCGGTTACGCGCGGTTGGCCGAGTTCGTCGCGGAGGTTGTCGCGGATGAGCGCTCTGGTTCGGCCCTGAGCAGCGACGCGCGGGCCGAGTTGGCCACGGCCGCTGCCCTGGCCGCGATCCATTGCGGCCGGCCGCTGTCCGAACCGGTTCGGACAGCGCTGACGTGCTCCGAAGGCGTGCCGGACCCGATCGGGTTCTGCGACCGCTGGTTCGGTGAGGAAGCGATCGACTGGTGCGACATCTCCTCCGCCTTCGCCCCAGTATGGCTGGGCAAGGGCAGCTCCTCGTCGGCGATGGGCCGGCGGCGTCACCGGCAGGGGGATGTGACTGTCGAGATGGCTTTCGCGGTGCGAAACCTGGTACCGGTCTTCGAGGCGGTTCTCGGTCCGGACTATCAGGTCCCGGATGACGGCCCGGTGGCAGCTTATCACCGGGTTTGCCATGGATATGCCCAAGGTGAGTGGTCGGCCGCGCTCAGCGCCGCACGGGAACTGCGCCTGGTGAACGCCGATCCGGAGAGCCGGCATCGGGCTTCCTTGCTGGCCGCCGAGATGTGTGGTTGGCGAGGAGAAGACCGCCAGGCGTCGGAGTGGCTCGCCTCAGTGCCCGAGGACGCGTTCCCGGTCCTGCGGGGCTGGGCGGCGTCCGGGCTCCGGTACCACGATGGCGACTTGACCGGTGCGATCGAGCAAGGTTGGGAGGCGTACCGGCGCGAGGGGCGCGAAGGGGCGGCGCCGGGTTCCTCTCGTCTGCTACGCCGGCTGGCCGGGATCGCGATGGAGGCCGGGCAGTCGTACTGGAGCCGGCGCCTGCTGGCCGAGGTCGAGGTTCGGCACGACCGGCTGAACACCGCGGAGTCGTTCGAAACCGTGTCGTACGTACGCAGCCTCATAGGGGTCCCGGGTGCGTCCCCGCATGACTCCGAACGGACCGTCCGGCTGCGCGGGAACAGGTTCGAACTGGCGCTCGCCTGCCAGGTCATGGGAAGCACGTCGGATCGGCCGCACTCGTGGCTGCGTGAGGCCTACGACGTCGCGTTGGGTGTCGGCGCGTCGAGGCTGATCGCCAGGACCAAGCGGGCACTCGAGGAGTGCGGCGGCGCCGTCCCGTCGACCCGCGTACGCCAGGACCACCTGACCGAAAACGACCTGCGGATCATCGCCTTGATCAGGATGGGGAAGACCAACCGGCAGATAGCTCTCGAGCTGCGGACGAGTGAGAAGTCCGTGGCGAGGTACCTGACGAGGTTGTACGTCAAGGCAGGTTGCCGGACCCGGCATGGTCTGGCCACCTCCGGTCTGGGCAGCAGCCTCGAACAGGTCGGTGCGTGATGGGCGGGGGCTTGCCGATGATCACCGAGGGGCCGGGCAGGTGAATCAGAACGCCGTAATGGTCAACCAGACACCCGGCCGGGGGCATCGCACGATCGGCGAGGCACTGGCCACCGCGCCTGAGGGCGCTGTGGTGGTCGTGGGCCCGGGACGGTATACGGAGAACCTGGTACTCAGCAGGGCCGTCACGATCACTGCCGAGGAAGGTCCCGGCACCGTGGAGGTCCGTGCCACCAGCGGAGTCACCGTCGTGATGAACACGGAGTCGGCGGCGCTCGCAGGCCTCACGGTAGTGGCGACGGACTCGGACAGCCCGGCCGTTTTCGTCGGCCGGGGGCAGCTCGGTATCACCGAATGTTCGCTCGAGTCCTCGAGTTGGACGGTGGTGTTCGCCCGTGATGAGGGCACCCTGCTGATGCGTGACTGCCAGGTTCGCAACGCCGTGGGCGCGGGCGTCGTGGTGACGGCGCCCGATGGCGGGGTACTCGACTCGTGCCGGATCGAGGAGCTCGGCACTTCCGGTGTCGTGGTCGCCGAGAACGGCATGCTGCGGATACGTTCCTGCGCCATTCGCGCCACCGGCGGCAACGGGATCTGTCTCAACGGCAACGGCCGCCTCACCGCGGAGGACGTCGTCGTGGAGGGGGCCGCCAAACCGGGGGTGGCGGTCGAGCAGGAGTCCGGGCTCTTAGCCACCCGGCTGACTGTCTCGGGCACGAAGACGATCGGGTTCTATCTGGCCAGTTCGCGCGAGGTACGCCTGGAGGACTGCTCGGTGGAGCGTGCGGGTGCCGAGGGGATCTTCGTCGCGGATGGCTGCGCGCCGGACCTGCGGGGTAGCCGGGTTCGCGAGACTCATGGCCGTGGGATGCACTTCGCCGGCCGCGCGGGCGGGACGGTGACCGGATGTGAAGTGTCCGATGTGGACGGGGTCGGGATCGCCGTGACCGAGCGCAGCGTCACCGAGTTCGACCGGACCACCGTGAGTGGGTGTACCGAGTTCGGCGTACTGATCGACCACGGTTCCGACCCGTTCTTCCGCAAACTGCAGGTCCGCGGGTGTGATGGTGCCGCGATAGAAGTGTCCGGCGGAGCGCGCGGACGACTGGAGAACATCGAGATCGACGGCGGAGGCACCGTGGGGCTGGCGGTGTCCGGCGAGGCCAGGCCTTCGGTCAGCGGGCTGAGTGTCCGCGGCACCCCGGACGCCGGGATCACCGTCACCGGGGCGGCTTTGGCGCTGGCTGACACCGAGATCAGTGCTTGTGGTGTCGGGGTGTTCGCGGGCGCGGGTGCCGATTTGTCCTTGCAACGCGGTCGCGTGCACGGCAGCGCGGGCATGGGACTGCTGTTCGCCGAGGGTGCCTCGGGCACGGTCACCGACTCCGAGTTCTCGGGAGGGGCCGCGGACGGAATCCATCTGGACACCGAGGAATCCGTCCGAGTGTCGGGCTGCACGGTCCGGAACAATCACGGCAGCGGCGTGCGGCAGACCCGGCCCGGTACGACGATCGAGGTCATCGACCTGATCAGTGACGGCAATCTGGTGCGCGACGCGTATGGGACCGCCGCGACCGCGAATATCGGTGCGCCGGCACCCGCCGGGACGGTCGAGCGGGCGCGGGCGGTATCCGCCGCCGATCCGCTTGACGACCTCAACAGACTTGTCGGGCTCGCCGGCGTGAAGAGTGAAGTGACTTCCCTGATCAACCTGAACAAGGTGGCCAAACGCCGGATGGACGCGGGCTTGTCCGCCCCGCCGATGGCGCGTCACCTGGTGTTCGCCGGTGCTCCTGGGACGGGGAAGACCACGGTCGCCCGGATCTACGGACAGATTCTCGCGCAGCTCGGTGTGCTGCGAAAGGGACACCTGGTCGAGGTCGCTCGCGCCGATCTGGTCGCCCAGATCATCGGTGGCACCGCGATCAAGACCACTGAGGCGTTCACGACCGCGCTCGGCGGCGTCCTGTTCATCGACGAGGCCTACACGCTGAGCGCGGGCGGCGGTGGCACCGGTCCCGACTTCGGCCGGGAGGCGATCGACACGCTGGTGAAACTGATGGAAGACCATCGGGACGACGTCGTCGTGATCGCGGCGGGCTACTCCGCCGAGATGTCGCAGTTCCTCTCCTCCAACCCGGGGATGGAATCCCGGTTCAGCCGCACCATCGAGTTCGCCAACTACACGGCCGAAGAACTGGTGACGATCGTGCGTACACAATGCGCCAGGCACGACTACCGTCTCGCCGAAGACGCCGAGGGCGCGCTGTTGCGCTACTTCGAGGAGATCCCGAAGGACGGAACCTTCGGCAACGGCCGTACCGCGCGCCGGGTGTTCGAGCGGATGACCGATCGGCAGGCGTCGAGGCTGTCCATGGCCACCAGCACGGCGTCAGCGGATCTCACGTTGCTGACCGCGGAAGATTTCCAGCCCGGCGTATGAACGGGCGGCGGCGACCGGGTCGCCGTATCAGGAACACGAGCAAAGGCGGGAGGAAGATGCGGCAGGGAATCGCGCGGAAGCCGCCCACCGAGCTGGTCGCCGAGCGACGCGGTCCGCATGTGCTGATCCGCCGCCGTGACGAGACCGGTCAGGACCATGGCTTTCTCAGCGGGTCTCCGTCCGCGCCGGAGCAGTTGTTCGTCTTGGCCACAGCCGAATCCCGGCGGCATCCGGAGTTCTCGGCAACGGTTTGCGAGCTGCTGCGTTCGTTGCCCGACGTCCTTTCCGGGGTGAGGTCGGTGTGGCTGGGAGCGACAGGTCTCGTACCGGGCGCCGCGGTCGCCATGGCCAGGGTTCTCGCCTTGGACGTGTGCATCCCGGACGGCGAGTTCGCCGCGGTCGCGGGGGCGGCGATGTACGCGGGTCACGG from Amycolatopsis sp. EV170708-02-1 includes:
- a CDS encoding right-handed parallel beta-helix repeat-containing protein, which produces MNQNAVMVNQTPGRGHRTIGEALATAPEGAVVVVGPGRYTENLVLSRAVTITAEEGPGTVEVRATSGVTVVMNTESAALAGLTVVATDSDSPAVFVGRGQLGITECSLESSSWTVVFARDEGTLLMRDCQVRNAVGAGVVVTAPDGGVLDSCRIEELGTSGVVVAENGMLRIRSCAIRATGGNGICLNGNGRLTAEDVVVEGAAKPGVAVEQESGLLATRLTVSGTKTIGFYLASSREVRLEDCSVERAGAEGIFVADGCAPDLRGSRVRETHGRGMHFAGRAGGTVTGCEVSDVDGVGIAVTERSVTEFDRTTVSGCTEFGVLIDHGSDPFFRKLQVRGCDGAAIEVSGGARGRLENIEIDGGGTVGLAVSGEARPSVSGLSVRGTPDAGITVTGAALALADTEISACGVGVFAGAGADLSLQRGRVHGSAGMGLLFAEGASGTVTDSEFSGGAADGIHLDTEESVRVSGCTVRNNHGSGVRQTRPGTTIEVIDLISDGNLVRDAYGTAATANIGAPAPAGTVERARAVSAADPLDDLNRLVGLAGVKSEVTSLINLNKVAKRRMDAGLSAPPMARHLVFAGAPGTGKTTVARIYGQILAQLGVLRKGHLVEVARADLVAQIIGGTAIKTTEAFTTALGGVLFIDEAYTLSAGGGGTGPDFGREAIDTLVKLMEDHRDDVVVIAAGYSAEMSQFLSSNPGMESRFSRTIEFANYTAEELVTIVRTQCARHDYRLAEDAEGALLRYFEEIPKDGTFGNGRTARRVFERMTDRQASRLSMATSTASADLTLLTAEDFQPGV
- a CDS encoding SMI1/KNR4 family protein, which codes for MTDDEHNSVPPAPCPGTPDDWRAYLAEYRDWILSFADDSNLAQLRNDGRAGYEPADVQLIEETEERLGVPLPPSLRAFLLTSNGWGRVAGWIESLHSCAGIEWFTDVHDGWVDEDDESDDVFKYGLIVAEGEDLFLLDTSDVLDNGEYRAYLLAVKYGTLSEPCDSFSELLTLGRKELKETFG
- a CDS encoding helix-turn-helix transcriptional regulator is translated as MADLRARGRLVRVHAHLCLRESNEPIALADDHPQLAEVAALGELARALAALSCGADGFRVDELPLLAAATGHSTAECGQVADRLVRAGVLDNDRAGFLRCRSRALGNAVTRQLGKDEIQRFHRSIAEQLLDAGDLSTRFTAALASHVAEAGSSMAPRPELAELLSDTVCTALDPSQRAVYLYAAWWHSEAGVARTSLCSQLVRLLVRCAGYARLAEFVAEVVADERSGSALSSDARAELATAAALAAIHCGRPLSEPVRTALTCSEGVPDPIGFCDRWFGEEAIDWCDISSAFAPVWLGKGSSSSAMGRRRHRQGDVTVEMAFAVRNLVPVFEAVLGPDYQVPDDGPVAAYHRVCHGYAQGEWSAALSAARELRLVNADPESRHRASLLAAEMCGWRGEDRQASEWLASVPEDAFPVLRGWAASGLRYHDGDLTGAIEQGWEAYRREGREGAAPGSSRLLRRLAGIAMEAGQSYWSRRLLAEVEVRHDRLNTAESFETVSYVRSLIGVPGASPHDSERTVRLRGNRFELALACQVMGSTSDRPHSWLREAYDVALGVGASRLIARTKRALEECGGAVPSTRVRQDHLTENDLRIIALIRMGKTNRQIALELRTSEKSVARYLTRLYVKAGCRTRHGLATSGLGSSLEQVGA
- a CDS encoding PotD/PotF family extracellular solute-binding protein, which codes for MQREDRAEMVGAVMNTLGPTTTRRKFLRRSLDVALLLAAAGALPACGKSDESPAGAKVGGTITMMNYPDWIGKDEIASFRAAFPGADVKQVSGLTSGAAQAITQIRQNLKSYDLTLAGGAAAGQIQAAGLAAKFDASQVPLLSGIPEFYRRSFPYGVPVDIGKVGFGYRKDLIDERPESWADLWQLAAAHPRKVTVLKYAEDVVSMALLRTGQSANADDEKSLAGAVDALLELKRNVRAFLPTDFSKDLITGDAVAAVSYDYDIASAQDKNPAIVWVAPAKVCRDTSTAGSLWRAARISPPCTRS
- a CDS encoding response regulator transcription factor, yielding MKSRCRYSKEEQLEEVLMRRVRLAVRGPDHLTVIGLKTFLATQQDCTLLFEGDEHEAEVVIIALDRFSSSSVGLLRQTAAELAKPILLIVEEVKDVDLIVAVECQVTAILPRAASADDRLMQCIRSTADGGAHIPPDLLGQLFKQTELVRQELIAGGLNRGGLEVREIAVLRLMADGLDTAEIATELKYSERTVKNILYAVTNRFQLRNRPQAVAYAMRAGVI
- a CDS encoding TauD/TfdA family dioxygenase, whose protein sequence is MPTAIKRVMKLHPFGVVVLAEGNDHELAEVSGIFLRGLLDRHPFVLLRGFEPMGKVEMEQCWRDLGTAFSSPREFVARDWPMSHLFGRERVPLHCDEILTGRSPTFSVIQCYGAQEPGGGGETFLCDSSRVLGRATAEQRRRWGGITLEYRVPGCVSVISQPLVALHRNGRTPVLRYAEPFDRGELGALWYSGVGMSKRASDALASELKAALFAAPVTISLTWRLNDILITDDHRTLHGRSALEGPEPYPFHLRRTQVFY